The Oncorhynchus masou masou isolate Uvic2021 chromosome 8, UVic_Omas_1.1, whole genome shotgun sequence genome has a window encoding:
- the LOC135544665 gene encoding rhotekin-like isoform X1 — protein MFCRSQVSRTTVARGSALDLEIRRQGHFNTLTDTAQDGEVQRQIDREVRMREGASKLLAACSQRDQALEASKSLLTCNTRILALLSQLQRMREAQVLQRVGHRSCIGGSLDERLPCMGHVAISDLRIPLMWKDSEYFKSKGELHHCAVFCLLQCGREIYDTDLVMVDRTLTDICFEDTIIFKEASPCFELRVELYSTCVVEDFSPGPGALGPRRHNRLSSSLGCTSGRRIRAALESAACGTIPIVEGCDGGGGSPPPLLPALCTEGPKYHLLAHTTLTIAHVQDSFRTHDLSISATEDSAFWLPLYGSACCRLAAQPLCMTQQVISGRIKLEKEPECWTDIYGVLKGTSLICYHSQESMVAQEEPLFTIAINKETHIHVSERGPLHHNQSISISTHTRGDEAVTHTLVTHTPQDTQRWMEAFWQHFYDMSQWKQCCNDLMKIEVPSPRKSHLVTAKQGSLYHQIVTLSSPGEGGVVIQDNSVSAEVWA, from the exons GATGGTGAGGTGCAGCGTCAGATAGACCGCGAGGTGCGGATGCGTGAGGGGGCCAGTAAGCTGCTGGCTGCGTGCTCCCAGAGAGACCAGGCCCTGGAGGCCTCCAAGAGCCTGCTCACCTGCAACACCCGCATCCTGGCCCTGCTCAGCCAGCTGCAGAGGATGAGGGAGGCCCAGGTCCTGCAGAGAGTAGGCCACAG GTCCTGTATTGGTGGGTCACTGGATGAGAGGCTGCCCTGCATGGGTCATGTGGCCATCTCAG ACCTGCGTATCCCACTCATGTGGAAAGACTCAGAGTACTTCAAGAGCAAAGGAG aGCTGCATCactgtgctgtgttctgtctgctCCAGTGTGGCAGAGAGATCTATGACACAGACCTGGTGATGGTGGACAGGACTTTGACTGACATCTGCTTCGAGGACACCATCATATT TAAGGAGGCGAGCCCGTGCTTTGAGCTCCGTGTGGAGCTGTACAGTACCTGTGTGGTGGAGGACTTCTCTCCGGGGCCAGGGGCACTAGGACCCAGGAGACATAACCGCCTCAGCAGCTCCCTCGGCTGCACCTCTGGGAGGAGGATCAGGGCAGCTCTAGAGTCTGCAGCCTGTGGTACCATACCCATCGTAGAGGGatgtgatggaggaggagggtctCCACCACCTCTGCTGCCTGCTCTCTGTACAGA GGGGCCAAAGTATCACCTTCTGGCCCACACCACACTGACAATAGCACATGTTCAGGACAGCTTCAGAACACACGACCTGTCCATATCAGCCACAG AGGACAGTGCATTCTGGCTGCCTCTCTATGGCAGTGCGTGTTGCCGTCTGGCCGCCCAGCCTCTCTGTATGACCCAGCAGGTTATCAGCGGCAGGATCAAG CTTGAGAAGGAGCCTGAGTGCTGGACTGACATCTACGGTGTCCTCAAAGGGACAAGTCTTATCTGTTACCACAGTCAAGAGAGCATGGTTGCCCAAGAGGAGCCGTTATTCACCATCGCCATCAACAAG GAGACCCACATCCATGTGTCCGAGAGAGGGCCTCTGCACCATAACCAGAGTATATCCATCAGCACACACACCCGAGGTGACGAAGCTGTCACACACActctggtcacacacacaccccaggacACACAGCGCTGGATGGAGGCCTTCTGGCAGCACTTCTATGACATGA GTCAGTGGAAACAGTGTTGTAATGACCTGATGAAGATCGAGGTACCCTCTCCTAGGAAATCCCATTTGGTCACAGCGAAGCAGGGCTCGCTTTACCATCAAATAG TCACTCTATCTTCCCCAGGTGAGGGGGGTGTGGTAATCCAGGATAACTCTGTGTCTGCTGAAGTGTGGGCCTGA
- the LOC135544665 gene encoding rhotekin-like isoform X2 — protein sequence MNILGNNQDGEVQRQIDREVRMREGASKLLAACSQRDQALEASKSLLTCNTRILALLSQLQRMREAQVLQRVGHRSCIGGSLDERLPCMGHVAISDLRIPLMWKDSEYFKSKGELHHCAVFCLLQCGREIYDTDLVMVDRTLTDICFEDTIIFKEASPCFELRVELYSTCVVEDFSPGPGALGPRRHNRLSSSLGCTSGRRIRAALESAACGTIPIVEGCDGGGGSPPPLLPALCTEGPKYHLLAHTTLTIAHVQDSFRTHDLSISATEDSAFWLPLYGSACCRLAAQPLCMTQQVISGRIKLEKEPECWTDIYGVLKGTSLICYHSQESMVAQEEPLFTIAINKETHIHVSERGPLHHNQSISISTHTRGDEAVTHTLVTHTPQDTQRWMEAFWQHFYDMSQWKQCCNDLMKIEVPSPRKSHLVTAKQGSLYHQIVTLSSPGEGGVVIQDNSVSAEVWA from the exons ATGAACATCTTGGGAAATAACCAG GATGGTGAGGTGCAGCGTCAGATAGACCGCGAGGTGCGGATGCGTGAGGGGGCCAGTAAGCTGCTGGCTGCGTGCTCCCAGAGAGACCAGGCCCTGGAGGCCTCCAAGAGCCTGCTCACCTGCAACACCCGCATCCTGGCCCTGCTCAGCCAGCTGCAGAGGATGAGGGAGGCCCAGGTCCTGCAGAGAGTAGGCCACAG GTCCTGTATTGGTGGGTCACTGGATGAGAGGCTGCCCTGCATGGGTCATGTGGCCATCTCAG ACCTGCGTATCCCACTCATGTGGAAAGACTCAGAGTACTTCAAGAGCAAAGGAG aGCTGCATCactgtgctgtgttctgtctgctCCAGTGTGGCAGAGAGATCTATGACACAGACCTGGTGATGGTGGACAGGACTTTGACTGACATCTGCTTCGAGGACACCATCATATT TAAGGAGGCGAGCCCGTGCTTTGAGCTCCGTGTGGAGCTGTACAGTACCTGTGTGGTGGAGGACTTCTCTCCGGGGCCAGGGGCACTAGGACCCAGGAGACATAACCGCCTCAGCAGCTCCCTCGGCTGCACCTCTGGGAGGAGGATCAGGGCAGCTCTAGAGTCTGCAGCCTGTGGTACCATACCCATCGTAGAGGGatgtgatggaggaggagggtctCCACCACCTCTGCTGCCTGCTCTCTGTACAGA GGGGCCAAAGTATCACCTTCTGGCCCACACCACACTGACAATAGCACATGTTCAGGACAGCTTCAGAACACACGACCTGTCCATATCAGCCACAG AGGACAGTGCATTCTGGCTGCCTCTCTATGGCAGTGCGTGTTGCCGTCTGGCCGCCCAGCCTCTCTGTATGACCCAGCAGGTTATCAGCGGCAGGATCAAG CTTGAGAAGGAGCCTGAGTGCTGGACTGACATCTACGGTGTCCTCAAAGGGACAAGTCTTATCTGTTACCACAGTCAAGAGAGCATGGTTGCCCAAGAGGAGCCGTTATTCACCATCGCCATCAACAAG GAGACCCACATCCATGTGTCCGAGAGAGGGCCTCTGCACCATAACCAGAGTATATCCATCAGCACACACACCCGAGGTGACGAAGCTGTCACACACActctggtcacacacacaccccaggacACACAGCGCTGGATGGAGGCCTTCTGGCAGCACTTCTATGACATGA GTCAGTGGAAACAGTGTTGTAATGACCTGATGAAGATCGAGGTACCCTCTCCTAGGAAATCCCATTTGGTCACAGCGAAGCAGGGCTCGCTTTACCATCAAATAG TCACTCTATCTTCCCCAGGTGAGGGGGGTGTGGTAATCCAGGATAACTCTGTGTCTGCTGAAGTGTGGGCCTGA